A single Phycisphaerales bacterium DNA region contains:
- a CDS encoding ATPase, T2SS/T4P/T4SS family has protein sequence MARKRKKLGEILRERKFATKETLTQGLEISHGSGKRLGEAMVEAGLLDESNLAEALAEQFGMEYVDLNSDDIESRCDMSLVPGDMVKKHLIVPMEKVSGRMKLVVHDPMDLELLDLLRFRLNCEIDTAVSSKSQLREFIEGVNAAEGQAGDGGSLFGGQESLVTDSVDVTMDRSVDTSVDASVDIAAGDGDDAPIIRLVTRLITEAVRTRASDIHVEPMNDRVLLRYRIDGVCHVRDNLPKRMQQAMLARLKLMAGVNIAERRIPQDGRIKMTVDEDVVDFRVSVCPAYHGESVVLRILRPDSVRIGLENLGFESDHLQTFNKIIRRPNGIFLVTGPTGSGKTTTLYSALDILNRPDRKIITAEDPIEYSFAGINQCQVREQIGLSFSWILKSMLRQAPNIILIGEIRDREVADIAIQAALTGHLVFSTLHTNDAPSAMTRLIDMGVKPYLVASSIQAVMAQRLFRVLCDHCKEPDTDVPPKVAELVGLEPEDLRSGAICKPVGCAKCGKIGFRGRRALFELMKLNTEIRELAFQQGTVGDIRAAAIRSGMRELVEDGKMKILRGETTPVEVARFAQADSLLEANIDV, from the coding sequence ATGGCCAGAAAACGTAAGAAACTTGGCGAGATCCTCCGTGAACGTAAGTTTGCGACGAAGGAGACCCTGACTCAAGGGTTGGAGATCTCGCATGGCTCAGGCAAGCGATTAGGCGAGGCCATGGTTGAAGCAGGCCTTCTGGATGAAAGCAACCTTGCGGAAGCCTTGGCTGAACAGTTTGGAATGGAATATGTCGATCTGAATTCAGATGATATTGAGAGTCGCTGCGATATGTCGCTTGTGCCAGGCGACATGGTTAAGAAACATCTTATCGTTCCGATGGAGAAGGTTAGTGGTCGCATGAAGCTCGTCGTGCACGACCCAATGGATCTTGAACTTCTCGATCTCCTTCGCTTTCGTTTGAATTGCGAAATTGATACTGCGGTATCCAGTAAGTCACAGTTGCGAGAATTCATTGAGGGCGTCAATGCTGCAGAGGGGCAAGCTGGCGATGGCGGTAGTTTGTTTGGTGGGCAAGAGTCACTGGTGACTGATTCGGTTGATGTCACCATGGATCGCTCAGTCGATACATCTGTTGATGCATCTGTCGACATTGCTGCTGGCGATGGTGATGATGCGCCTATTATTCGCTTGGTCACGCGGCTTATCACTGAGGCCGTTCGGACCAGGGCAAGTGATATTCATGTTGAGCCAATGAATGATCGCGTTCTGCTTCGGTATCGGATTGATGGTGTTTGCCACGTGCGTGACAATCTGCCCAAGCGCATGCAACAAGCAATGCTTGCTAGATTAAAACTCATGGCGGGTGTGAATATTGCAGAGCGTCGAATACCCCAAGACGGTCGTATCAAGATGACTGTTGATGAAGACGTTGTTGATTTTCGTGTCAGTGTCTGCCCCGCGTACCACGGTGAGTCAGTGGTGCTTCGTATTTTGCGACCTGATTCGGTGCGTATTGGTTTAGAGAATTTGGGTTTTGAAAGCGATCATCTTCAGACATTCAACAAGATTATTCGCCGGCCCAACGGTATCTTCCTCGTAACGGGGCCAACTGGTTCTGGCAAGACGACGACGCTCTATTCTGCGTTAGATATCTTGAATCGCCCTGATCGTAAGATCATCACAGCTGAAGATCCGATTGAATATAGTTTTGCTGGTATCAACCAGTGTCAAGTGCGTGAGCAGATTGGCCTGTCTTTCTCATGGATTCTTAAGTCCATGCTTCGCCAAGCGCCGAACATTATTCTGATTGGTGAAATTCGTGACCGGGAAGTCGCGGACATTGCTATTCAGGCAGCATTGACAGGTCACTTGGTCTTTTCAACGTTGCATACCAATGACGCGCCTTCAGCCATGACGCGTCTGATTGATATGGGTGTGAAGCCATACTTGGTGGCGAGCTCAATTCAGGCAGTCATGGCTCAGCGATTGTTCCGCGTGCTTTGCGATCATTGCAAGGAGCCCGATACCGATGTACCTCCAAAGGTGGCAGAGTTGGTTGGTCTGGAGCCAGAAGACCTTCGGTCAGGTGCCATTTGTAAGCCTGTCGGATGTGCCAAATGTGGCAAAATCGGCTTCCGAGGCCGGCGGGCCCTGTTTGAGTTAATGAAATTGAATACGGAGATTCGAGAATTGGCCTTCCAGCAGGGTACTGTGGGAGATATCCGGGCTGCGGCGATTCGTTCTGGTATGCGAGAGCTCGTTGAGGATGGCAAGATGAAGATCTTGCGAGGCGAAACGACGCCGGTCGAGGTCGCGAGGTTCGCGCAGGCTGATAGTCTGTTAGAGGCAAATATCGACGTCTGA
- a CDS encoding type IV pilus twitching motility protein PilT: MSTIQIDRLLDTVIRQNASDLHLTVGRKPTLRLNGRLRNLDTKVLDNDDCVALMKSITPERAQQELQEDGSCDFGFAYGTEARFRVAIFRQRGALALVLRLIPNKLLSFDDIGLPDIVKELIRRPRGLFIVTGPTGSGKTTSLATMIDFINDNLDRHIVTVEDPIEYYHYHKRAVLNQREVGVDVPSFAEALRRVLRADPDVILVGEMRDLETIEAAIRAAETGHLVFATLHTTGAAGTITRVIDAFPVNQQAQVRVQLSTSLIAVLSQVLLARCDKDGRVAAYEFLAVTPAIANLIRENKTFRIDSAIQTGRKFGMQLLDDHLWKLYGKGMIDADEMIDKAKDPGDLSEKVHRSGNRVGRTEYDAEAEPTG, from the coding sequence ATGTCAACCATTCAGATAGATCGTCTTCTCGACACAGTCATTCGTCAAAATGCATCGGACTTGCACTTGACGGTGGGGCGTAAGCCAACCCTGCGCCTCAATGGTCGTTTGCGGAACCTTGATACGAAGGTGCTCGACAATGATGACTGTGTTGCGCTGATGAAGTCTATTACGCCCGAAAGAGCTCAGCAGGAATTACAGGAAGATGGGAGTTGTGACTTCGGTTTTGCCTATGGCACTGAGGCTCGCTTTCGTGTTGCTATTTTTCGTCAGCGTGGCGCACTGGCGCTCGTGCTTCGATTGATTCCAAATAAACTTCTGAGCTTCGATGATATTGGCCTGCCAGACATTGTTAAAGAGTTGATCCGACGCCCGCGTGGATTATTTATCGTGACTGGGCCAACCGGTTCAGGTAAGACGACATCGCTAGCGACGATGATTGACTTTATTAATGACAATTTAGACCGGCATATTGTGACCGTTGAAGATCCAATTGAGTACTACCACTATCACAAGCGAGCGGTACTCAATCAGCGTGAAGTTGGTGTTGATGTGCCGAGCTTTGCTGAGGCATTGCGTCGTGTGCTTCGTGCCGACCCCGATGTGATTCTCGTCGGTGAAATGCGTGACCTCGAGACGATTGAGGCGGCAATCCGTGCGGCAGAAACGGGCCACCTTGTTTTTGCAACGCTTCACACCACAGGGGCAGCGGGCACCATCACGCGTGTGATTGATGCTTTTCCAGTGAATCAGCAGGCCCAAGTTCGTGTGCAGCTATCGACGTCGTTGATCGCGGTACTGAGCCAGGTGCTCTTGGCTCGTTGTGACAAAGATGGACGTGTGGCGGCCTATGAATTTCTGGCTGTCACGCCAGCTATTGCCAACCTCATCCGTGAGAACAAGACCTTCCGAATTGATTCAGCCATCCAGACGGGCCGTAAGTTTGGAATGCAGTTGCTTGATGACCACCTCTGGAAACTCTATGGCAAGGGCATGATTGATGCTGATGAAATGATCGATAAGGCGAAGGATCCTGGTGATTTATCTGAGAAGGTTCACCGATCTGGAAATCGGGTTGGTCGCACTGAATATGATGCT